The following proteins come from a genomic window of Acidimicrobiales bacterium:
- the lysA gene encoding diaminopimelate decarboxylase yields the protein MLGAIFMSALPRRLLPDNASVNADGSLAIAGCSFEDLVAEFDTPLFVYDEAHLRARCREAVDVFGDGVAYASKAFLCVAMAQLAHEEGLCLDVATGGELHVALAAGVPADRLVLHGNNKSVDELRRAREAGVGRIVVDSLDELDRLDRLNLEDGLVPQVLVRATPGVEAHTHEFVRTGQLDSKFGFGIASGELTKAVERAAGSPAVDLVGVHVHIGSQVFVADFFHQAIEVIAPWVRALDLPELSVGGGLGVPYVEGEEAPTITEWGRTVIDSCRAAGIDSRIVAEPGRSIAAQAAVTLYTVGTIKTVPDIRTYVSVDGGMSDNPRPMLYGSGYEAFLPRDVDAERSLTVTVVGKH from the coding sequence GTGTTGGGCGCGATCTTCATGAGCGCCCTACCGCGCCGTCTGCTGCCGGACAATGCTTCGGTGAACGCAGACGGGTCTCTCGCCATAGCGGGCTGCTCGTTCGAGGATCTCGTCGCTGAGTTCGATACACCGCTCTTCGTCTACGACGAAGCTCATCTCCGGGCTCGCTGCCGCGAAGCGGTTGATGTCTTCGGGGACGGCGTGGCCTACGCCAGCAAGGCGTTCCTCTGTGTCGCCATGGCCCAGTTGGCTCACGAAGAGGGCCTGTGCCTGGACGTTGCAACGGGCGGCGAGCTGCACGTCGCGCTCGCCGCGGGCGTTCCGGCCGATCGTCTGGTGCTTCACGGCAACAACAAGAGCGTCGACGAGCTGCGGCGGGCACGTGAGGCGGGGGTCGGGCGGATTGTCGTGGACAGCCTCGACGAGCTGGACCGCTTGGACCGCCTGAACCTCGAGGACGGACTGGTCCCACAGGTCCTCGTCCGGGCGACACCAGGTGTCGAGGCACACACCCACGAGTTCGTCCGGACGGGCCAGCTCGACTCCAAGTTCGGTTTCGGTATCGCCTCGGGGGAGCTCACCAAGGCCGTCGAGAGAGCCGCAGGATCACCCGCAGTCGATCTCGTCGGCGTTCACGTGCACATCGGTAGTCAGGTGTTCGTCGCGGACTTCTTCCACCAGGCGATCGAAGTGATCGCTCCCTGGGTTCGGGCGCTCGATCTGCCGGAGCTGTCTGTGGGTGGCGGACTCGGTGTGCCCTACGTCGAGGGTGAGGAAGCGCCCACGATCACCGAGTGGGGAAGGACCGTGATCGACTCGTGTCGAGCCGCCGGGATCGACAGCCGCATCGTGGCCGAGCCCGGGCGCTCGATCGCCGCGCAAGCTGCTGTCACCCTCTACACCGTGGGCACGATCAAAACGGTGCCCGACATTCGGACGTACGTGTCGGTGGATGGTGGGATGAGCGACAACCCCAGGCCAATGTTGTATGGCAGTGGCTACGAAGCCTTCCTCCCCCGAGACGTGGATGCCGAGAGATCGCTCACCGTCACCGTTGTCGGCAAGCAC